The DNA segment AAGCGGCACATCGAGTCGCTGTTCATGGAAGCCGGCTTCGAATATCGCAATCTTGGAACCCGAGCACTGCGCGAAATCATCGCGCTAGAAAACATCCAAAACAGGTTTGCACACCTCGTTTCAAACCTCCCAGACCCCGTGCTTGAGCGCTTGGCCCCGCTCATGCCGACACTTATTTATCGCCTGACGCCCATCGCCGCATCCATATGAGAAAGCCAGATAGACCTGCGCCCGCAGTCTGGTTCCCCGCCATCCGCGCAGGCAGCGGTGCGGACGTATTCACTGAACGCCTCGTCGATGGGTTGCTCGCCCGCGGACTACGGGCCGAGATCACCTGGCTGCCGCATCGCGCCGAATACATGCCCTGGAGCGTGCCGTCTCCGCCCGCCCCACCATGGGCCAACATCGTTCACGTCAACAGCTGGCTGCACCCGCGTTTTATCCCCACCCGCCTGCCGATGGTCGCCAGCATGTTGCACAGCGTGCATGATCCTGCGCTGATGCCTTACAAAACGTTGCCGCAACGGCTTTACCATCGCCTTTGGGTGAAGCCGGTCGAACGGGCCATATTGCGGCAGGCAGACCGCGTGATTGCCATCAGCCGTTACACCGCGGCGCGTACGCACGATGTCTTTGGTATCGACGATATTGACGTAATTCCCATTGGCATTGACCTCAATGGCCCGTTTCAGCCCATCCCGTCGCCAGTCATGCGCCACCGACCGTTTCGACTGCTCTATATCGGCAACTGGTCGGCACGCAAAGGCGCTGACCTACTCGCACCGATCATGAGGAACCTCGGAGAGGAGTACGAACTTTGGCTGAGAACCGGCCTTAGAGACAGAGAGTTCGCATCATTGCCGCCAAACATGAAGCAGATACCGCATTGTGAGGGCGACGAAGCGCTCGCCCAGCTCTATCACCAATGCGACGCGCTGTTATTCCCGTCACGGCTTGAGGGCTTCGGCATGGTCGCGCTGGAAGCCCAGGCCTGCGGTCTTCCGGTCATCGCCACGAACGGATCTGCCCTGCCCGAGGTGGTCGAGGACGGCGTCACGGGTCTCCTCTGTACCTTCGGGGCTATTGAGGAATTCGCTCATGCGGCACGCCGTCTGGCGGCGGACGGGGAGCTTTTCCTCGCTCTCCGAAATGCCGCAGGCAAGCATGCGGCCAAGCATCTCGATCTGCCGCGCATGATCGACCGCTACATTGCCGTATATGAATCCATACTAGCGCGTTGACACAGCCAGCCGGCGTAACTCCGTCGCCATCACCATCGCCGCCTCTCGCCAGCCGCAAGCAGGAAGCGCCACCGGCCGCGGCCGAGCCAGGATGGCATCAAAACCCCGCTCGAAACCTGCCACCGTAGGCGGCACGTACACGGCATCCGGTCCCCCAGCTTCCCGGATTTCGGGTATGTCAGAGGCAAGTATCCGGGTGCCGCAGGTTCTGGCTTCCAACGCGGGGATCCCGAAACCTTCGTAATGTGAAGGGAACACAAAAGCCTCCGCGCCAGCGTATATCTGGGCCAGTTGCTCATCGCTAACGTAACCCAGCCAGCGAACGCCCAGCGCCTTCACTTCGTCCAACAGGGCTTTCAAGCGCCGGTTTTGCCAACCGGACGCACCCACAATGTACAGTCTGTATTCTTCAAAATCCCCACGTTGTTTCCTACGCACGAATGCCTGCAATAAGGTTTCCAAATTCTTGCGCGGCTCAAGCGTCCCGACGGCCAGGAAATAAGGCTTTTCCACACCCATGCCACGCAGGCTTGCAGCCACGTCGTTCATGTTTTGAAGGCCAAACGGTACGGTAACGCCCGGCCGCGCGATCGCGTCGGCAGAAACACCCAGTTCGTTAAGTAGTCTGTCGGCCGTCCCTGATGAAATCGCAACCCTCGCATCCGCCGACCTCACGTCCGCCGCATACCACAAGCGATGCGCCAGGCGCGTTACCGTAGGCATTGACTCAGGAAACAGCCGATAATTCAGGTCGTAAATCGTGCTCAATATTTTAATTCTTTTGTTTCCAACCATGCGCGGCGACAGCGTTCTCGACGCCCAGAAAATATCTATTCCGTCCTTCTCGCAGTAATTACCCACATAACGTTTCAGCCAAAAATACGAGGAAGGGAAACGCCGCCCTCCCATGCGGGAAATCCAGCGGTCAGGTAATTGCATCGTCAAAGGCGCGTGGGTATACAGGAAAAATTCCGCTTCCGGCAGCAACCCTTCTAATTCCTGAATGATCTGCAAAACATACCGGCCGATACCCGTGATTCTGCCGGATAACGGCGTTGCGTCGATCCCGATTCTCATTCCTGGTACCCGTCCAGATCAAGCGAATTCCAAGCGAATTCCATCCCCATCGGTCGGCATGTCTTGTTTATGCCATACCGGA comes from the Acidihalobacter yilgarnensis genome and includes:
- a CDS encoding glycosyltransferase family 4 protein, encoding MRKPDRPAPAVWFPAIRAGSGADVFTERLVDGLLARGLRAEITWLPHRAEYMPWSVPSPPAPPWANIVHVNSWLHPRFIPTRLPMVASMLHSVHDPALMPYKTLPQRLYHRLWVKPVERAILRQADRVIAISRYTAARTHDVFGIDDIDVIPIGIDLNGPFQPIPSPVMRHRPFRLLYIGNWSARKGADLLAPIMRNLGEEYELWLRTGLRDREFASLPPNMKQIPHCEGDEALAQLYHQCDALLFPSRLEGFGMVALEAQACGLPVIATNGSALPEVVEDGVTGLLCTFGAIEEFAHAARRLAADGELFLALRNAAGKHAAKHLDLPRMIDRYIAVYESILAR
- a CDS encoding glycosyltransferase family 4 protein; the protein is MRIGIDATPLSGRITGIGRYVLQIIQELEGLLPEAEFFLYTHAPLTMQLPDRWISRMGGRRFPSSYFWLKRYVGNYCEKDGIDIFWASRTLSPRMVGNKRIKILSTIYDLNYRLFPESMPTVTRLAHRLWYAADVRSADARVAISSGTADRLLNELGVSADAIARPGVTVPFGLQNMNDVAASLRGMGVEKPYFLAVGTLEPRKNLETLLQAFVRRKQRGDFEEYRLYIVGASGWQNRRLKALLDEVKALGVRWLGYVSDEQLAQIYAGAEAFVFPSHYEGFGIPALEARTCGTRILASDIPEIREAGGPDAVYVPPTVAGFERGFDAILARPRPVALPACGWREAAMVMATELRRLAVSTR